In Mangifera indica cultivar Alphonso chromosome 7, CATAS_Mindica_2.1, whole genome shotgun sequence, the genomic window ATGCCTCACGCTCACAAACCTCCCATTAGTCATAGCCTACAAAATGAAGCAGTGCGTGGatattttgttagaaaaataaaaggactttgaaaaatGTCTTGTCAATTTCCTTCTCGATATTTTTATTCCTGCGTTCcttaaaaaacagaaaacagaaACAAACTTATGTGACAGCATGATAATTAGGTAGATTTGATCACATTCAAATCAAAtggatttaaataaattatatttttaattggataattcagtttgaattaaactcatttATCTCTCTTATAATATCATATACCAGTTTAAACCATTTCTTCTTTGGGTTCACTTCCAATCTATCCATAAATTTACCAATTTCCAAGACCCATAAATGGCAACACAATAACAGAGGGTAACCAACCAACCAACTAAAACCAGGGACCTTTTTAGTTCCATTTCATCTCAAACATAAATAGTGAACCTCAACTACCCAACTCCCAGGTGGGGATTGGATAAAAACTGATACGTGGGGTGCCACATTGTCATCAAATCAAATGCTTTCAGCTAAACTTTCGCACCTTGTGACTCGGACCGATTCCCAATAGGCCAATACACATCACTCTAGTCCTCACTCATCAGTACTATCCAATCCAGTCCAGTCCTACCCACCATTATTGAAATAACAAGAGAAACGAAAGCTAGCCAGAAACCTACCTGTAACAAGTCACCAACATTAACACAAAAAGCAGTGGGATCAGGAGAAACCGGGATCCACACACCATCTTCCACCGAAATTTGCAAGCCACCCACATTGTTAGATCTTAAAACAGTGAGAATCTGAGGATCCGAATGCTCTCCAAAACCGATTTGATTGTTATTGTGATTATCTttacaaagaagaagagatgggTAGTGATTGAGCCTGAAGAAGGAATCATTGTCCAGGTCTCTGATGAGATTGCTAAACAGTGACTTGTCATGGACCCATAAACCGTCTGCCATGAGATCCAAGATCTCACATGCTAAGTCTCTAACAGCTTCAATGTAACAACTCACAGCAGACCTGTCAAGTACATAAGCAAATATCACACGTCAATGAAGTAGGGAGTAGGGACTCCTTTCTTTTTCAgattatctctctttttttttcttttttttggggtCTCCAGTCTGCTCCTTCTAGAAACTGTTACTTTCtcttttttgggtaaaaataaataaattggctTTGATTTGATTGACGCTTCATTGACAtgctctctttcttctttcaacTTACACAATGACTCAGACGCAGGGCATGTGCTTTCGCTTCTGCTCGTTTTACTAGTTAAGTGAACAAGTGATAATTCATCACTGAGATGAGTTATCCCAAAACACTAAATTTCTCATCAGATGTCAATTTTCTCTATTGAAACATTTACTATTTGCAATTGAATATACCAGGCTTATTAACTTGCTttcaaaataaaaccaaaaaaaaaaaaaaatcttaattgtgttatcattaaaaaaatgaagttaaatccttcaataacaaaaattgatatacctctgaaaaattttatatatccCCTCTTCCTTAATAAGTTactgtttattttaaataattaaattcaattgccCTTCTAaggcaaaataattttatacatagtTGAAGCACagatatcataaattttattgcCCAATAAACAAAGAACGAAGATTATTCATATCAACTTCTTTTGAAAACAGATGAGAAATGCCTTGTCATTCACAATCTGTGTAAACTATTATATATACTACCAGCATAAAACTTGTAGACGGGAATGCTTTTAAACAGATTGAAAGGTGAAGTTGAAAACTCATAGAATTTGAAGAAGCTGGAAAATGGCAATAACTTACAAGGATTCTCCATTGAACTTATAAACATGCATGCAGAAGAATCAACAAGATTTATCAATATTCATGAACTGCAGAAGCCAACTGGTACGCATGCAGAaactgatataataataataataatattattattattattattatgagtagtttttagttttattaccTGAATTTTGATGTGTCATTGGAAATGGACTTGGATCCTTGAGCAATGGCGAGCGGATTGGtgtgaagaagaagatattCAACCTCTCCCATGTCACCATTGAAGCCGATATTCTTACAGCCATAGCCAAAAGGGTTAGCGGGGCCAGCTTGTTGCTTCTCGTTGACAGGCTTTGCAAAGAAGTTGAAGCTTTCTTCTTCCATTCTGGCAATGATGTCCTCGTGAACACCATGGTTGATCACCTTGAAGAAACCGTAATCTCGACAGGCTTTAACTATGAGGTTCGAAATCTGTGACCTTTCCCCTGAAAGGTCTACGATAGGCAGCTGAATAGCTTCCAGTCTTTCGCTTCGTTTAGGAGTTGCAGAAGCCACCACCATGTTTGAAATATTAGAGAGTTGGTGAGAGAGAGCTGAAGGAAAAATATAGAGGACTGTAGAGTTTTATTtattgagaaagagagagggaacacatatatatataaatatatattgaattgaagaataaaaagaaagagtCTGCATTGGATTTGGTAAGTACAACTAGCAAAATCCTGTCAAGAAAATGAAGTTGACTTTGTATACTAAATTTAGactttagatatttttattttctattaataaaaagtaatattattataataacatttggTAAgtggttttattgtttaaataaataaaattacgtgtttaaataaatttcactAAATCTATTTATGCAATGCAAACTAGACCTGCCCACTCAACCCACAGGCTGAATTTAGTCTAACATGGCGTGACGCATCATGCCATGGATCAAGGTTATGGTGGGTCAATTACCCCCTTAAATTATGTCTCgatgaggtttttttttttaattttctgtaaGCCAACTTTGTAGGCTCCCGACaaaatcaaaaaccctaaacctgatttttttttagttcatatttttttaattaatacaaaaaaataatgtgaCAAAAAGTGatagaataatataaatatatatatatatatattttttttactttaaatacTAATAAATCTATTTATACAACAACTAAGCAAGTAAGATGGCGACTTTATCAACGCAGGAGAGATTTTTGTTGTCTACTACACATTTGATCCTAACCCCACTTGTCTTTCAGTGTCTCTCTGTAATTTGCAGGTAACCCATTTTGGACCAAATATCGCAGCATCCGTAATATATCTTGCCCTAGCACTCGATTCTATTGGCCAAGCATTACATTCCATTCCACTCTGgctttgtcttttcttttttcctttttctttttaagataCCTTTGTCtattaatttgtgtttttagTTAACAATTCGCTAGTGTTTTTGGTGATTGTTTGTTTatcatttaaaagatttttcataataaattattattattattattattattattattattattattatattcaataaaatcaacacatgtaaataattataaaaaaatatttttaacaaatgtataattttttattctcaaatataaaagattattataacttaaaagattaccatatgtaaattattatttattattatattcggttgatattattattttacctatatattaataaaatattattttggttattttttaaaatattttttatctttttaattgaaaataatagcaattttgttctaaaattttaataaataaagataaaattgtagcaaatctaaaattatatagtaattttttaatgcttaacataaaaataataattatattaattcttatattacttatcatatcATTTTAGCAATGGAAGATATATTACTTTGAATCAAAcatttttaactataattaataATGGTTATGAACTAAAAATATCatcatgtaataaaataattgatttcaaaagttttaaattttaatttttgctttatatttgagtaatattacatCTAAAAACTATGGTAATTAAAAGGTACAAATAAATTAgcatattattatatcattattaaattttttgtatgatatgaagtattattattttgatttcatgtgatttttcatttttaatcctgatttatttatttatttatgtgttttaaaaggataaatacatatttttttatttttttttctactataCACATGTTTTAAAGGTGGTCATTTCGAATTAACTGCCTTGacatttcctttttaatttctGGGTTATGTAGACTCTAATTTCAACAATGTTCCCAGCCTTTACATCACATTTTGTGCATgcaattaccaaaataatatttgtcttttttgaataatgaattaaatgagtttgttttttttttaattttttcttaacatAATCTAAATCCCTTGGCATAAAATAACTctc contains:
- the LOC123221737 gene encoding gibberellin 2-beta-dioxygenase 2-like, translated to MVVASATPKRSERLEAIQLPIVDLSGERSQISNLIVKACRDYGFFKVINHGVHEDIIARMEEESFNFFAKPVNEKQQAGPANPFGYGCKNIGFNGDMGEVEYLLLHTNPLAIAQGSKSISNDTSKFRSAVSCYIEAVRDLACEILDLMADGLWVHDKSLFSNLIRDLDNDSFFRLNHYPSLLLCKDNHNNNQIGFGEHSDPQILTVLRSNNVGGLQISVEDGVWIPVSPDPTAFCVNVGDLLQAMTNGRFVSVRHRAMSNSCKSRMSMAFFAGPPLHAKIMAPPEMVTAKEPSLYEPFTWAEYKNTAFSLRLGESRLNLFRKCTNNDREEA